In the Bacillus solimangrovi genome, ACATATTTTCAATAACCCCGAAATAAGCTCGCCAATCTGGATTATCATCGTACATCGTGATTTCTTGACCAATAATGCCCTTTTCTTTTTCAACCGTTTCTTCAGTAAAATAAGGGTCTTGCACAAAATCAATTAAAGTTTCAAGGTTTTGTTGGACATTTGACGTGCCTGAAAATAAATATGCTGTTCGTGTAAATGAAGTAAATGCGTTGGCGGATGCACCCTGTTTGCTAAAACTTTGAAAAACATCCCCATCCTCTTTTTCAAATAACTTGTGCTCAAGGAAATGAGCAATTCCATCAGGAACTTTCAATTCATCCTTTTCACCTAAAGGAACAAAATGATTATCGATCGATCCATACTTCGTTGTGAATACAGCGAACGTTTTTTGAAAGCCTTTCTTCGGTAAAATATATACGTCAAGGCCATTTGGTAACTTCTCATAGTATAATGATTCATCTAATTGTGAGAATTGATTTACATCCATTATGCACCCTCCGTTCCTTTTAGGAAATAAATGGTGTCTATATGAATCGTTTCGCCTACCTTAATTAACTCTTCTCTTGTCACACGCTCAATACCATCAATCCATTGTTGTGGTGTTCTTTGTATACCACCTAATACATTTTGATATGCCATTTCAATAAATCCATGTGCCGTATCCATCATTTCTAACAATTGATTTTTAAGCACTGCTTTTGTTTGAGCTATTTCATCATCGGTAAAATTCCCTTGCTTCATTTCTTCCATTTGCTCCCGAATTATAGATAATGCTTTGTCATATTCCTTTGATTCGATACCACTCATAACGAAAATCAGTCCTTTATGACTTTCAATACGTGAGGCAGCATAATACGCAAGTGAGGCTTTTTCTCTAACATTTATAAACAGCTTAGAATGAGAAAACCCACCGAACAATCCATTGAACAATTGCAATGCATAATAATCTTTATCTGAATACGTTATCTCTGTTCGATAGCCAATATGTAACTTACCTTGCTTTACATCATGCTCCTCAATAATCTCCTGTTCTTCATGTGAAATAAAATGAGTAACATTCGTTTTATTTGCTGTTCGTGATTGCTGTATAGGTAGCTTGAAATATTTTTCGGTTAACGTTTCAGCCTGATTTTCTTCCAAATCACCGATAAAATAAAGATCAATTTCATCGTTATGAAGCATATGCTCGTATGTTTCATACAAACTTTCAGCAGAGATCGAATCAACTTCATCGATATTCCCATGAACATTTAAGCGATATGGTTCATGCTGGCACATTTCCTCTACTAAACGCATGTTAGCATAACGCAATTTGTCGTCATAAATTGACTGTATTCGCTGCTTTAATGATCGTTTCTCTTGCTCAACAATCTTATTATTAAATGCGCCATCTTCTAATGCGGGGTGTTGCAATACTTCAGCTAGAAGTTGAACACCTTGTTCTAACAATGGTTCATTAGTTGAAAGAAACTTCTCATTAGCAATGTCCATACGCAACGTAATAATATGATTCTCACCTTTTTTAGCAACCTCACTTGATAAAACTGCACCATACAGCTCTTCAAGGCGACCTCTTAACTTGGTAGCTGTTGGATAAGATTGTGTACCTGATTCTAAGACATGTGGAAGCAAAGAACGAGTTGTAACCGTGTCTTCAAGTAATGGAGCCTTGATCTTTAAAACAATTCCATTTGTTTTAAATTTTTTTGTTGTGATTGTATGAAGTGTTAATCCATTTAAACGGATCTTCTTTTCATCAATTTGTTCCATTTTCATTCCTCCTTTTTAAACATAAAATGTTTCATTTTTTACTATGTTGCGTTGTACACACTATTATCATCCATTTTTTCTCTATTATCAGCATACGCAAAACATCATGTTAATATTTTCATATATGACCAACCATTGCTTTTATTTTCTCTTTTCTTCACTTAATTTGCAAGAAATGAGAAATACACCTCCGTTTTAGTACAATTTATACTAAAACGAAGGTGTACAAATCAAGTTTCAACTTAAAATGATGCTTATAAAAATAAAGTAACTTTATCTTTGCCCTTTTTCATATGGTTTTCCAATTGCCTTAGGTGCATCAGCACGTCCCACAAATCCAGCTAAAGCGAGGATTGTTAACACATACGGAGCAATTGTTAAATACACCTTCGGAATATCTTGCAGTAACGGTAATTGTTCACCTGTAATACTTATTGATTGGGCTAGTCCAAAGAATAAGGCTGCTCCTAATGCTCCTAATGGATGCCATTTACCGAAGATCATTGCTGCTAGTGCCATGAACCCTTGACCAGAAATCGTTCCATGTGAGAAGTTTCCTGAAATAGATGTCGCATACACAGCTCCACCAATACCAGCTAAAACACCTGATAAGATAACACCTGTATAACGCATTCTCTTTACATTAATTCCCATCGTATCTGCTGCCATCGGATGTTCACCTACTGCTCGTAAACGTAAGCCGAATGGAGTTTTATAAATGACAAACCAAACTACAAATGCAAACAATATTGCAATATATGAGGTTAAATACGCACTGCTAAAAAACAATGGCCCAATAATTGGAATATCACTTAAAAATGGAATATCCATTTTATAAATACGCTCATCAATAAAGTCTGTTTGTCCTTTTCCATAAATCTTTTTAATAAGGAATACCGTTAAACCTGCGGCTAAGAAGTTAATGGCTACACCACTGACAACTTGATCAGCTCGTAGTGTAATCGAGGCCACAGCATGTAATACTGCGAATAAACCACCGATAACACCTGCAATTAATATCGCTACCCATGGGGCTGCTATGCTAAGGGAATCTTGCAACGTAAGTGTCCCAACTATACCAACGAAAGCCCCCATTAACATTAGACCTTCAAGACCAATGTTAACAACACCTGAACGTTCACTGAATACACCACCAAGTGCTGTGAAGATAAGTGGGGATGCATAGAAAATGGCTGCAGGGATGATAATTTCAAGTATGTGCATGATATCCATTTAGTTCCCCTCCTTCTTGAAACGGTTTAAGAACACACGGATGATGTATCCAGAAGCTACGAAGAAAATAATTAACGCAATTATAATCTCAACTAACTCTGTTGGAACACCTGCAGATGATTGCATTGTTAGCGCACCAATTTTTAGACCGCCGAATAAAGCTGAACCAAAAATAACGCCAAGAGCTGTGTTTGCTCCAAGTAACGCTACTGCGATACCGTCAAAACCAACACCAGTGAAGCCTCCGTTAATCGTCATATATTGATACGTACCAAGTCCTTCCATCGAACCTGCTACACCAGCAAACCCTCCTGCAATGAGCATTGAAAGGACAACGTTACGAGATACATTCATACCCGCATATTCCGAAGCATGTTGGTTAAAACCAACTGAGCGAAGTTCGTAACCTTTGGAAGTTTTCTCAAGAATAAACCACATAAGAACTGCACCGATTATCGCGATAATAATCCCATAATGCATACGTGAAAACTCAGTTAAACTTTGCAAGAATTCTGAGGATAATGATGCACTTGGTTGAATCGTATCCGTACGTTCACCAGGAACGAGCAAATAATTACGAATAATAGAGTTCGTTACGTGTAAAGCAATATAGTTCATCATAATTGTGACGATAACTTCATGCACACGAAACCTAGCTTTTAGAATACCAGGTACAAATCCCCATAACGCACCTGCAATTGCTGCTGCAATGATAGCAAGCGGAAGATGAATAAGCTTTGGTAAACCTTCAAAAGCAACCCCTACCCAGACGGATGCTAACCATCCGACAAGCATTTGCCCTTCAACACCGATGTTAAATAAGCC is a window encoding:
- the yfmF gene encoding EF-P 5-aminopentanol modification-associated protein YfmF, giving the protein MEQIDEKKIRLNGLTLHTITTKKFKTNGIVLKIKAPLLEDTVTTRSLLPHVLESGTQSYPTATKLRGRLEELYGAVLSSEVAKKGENHIITLRMDIANEKFLSTNEPLLEQGVQLLAEVLQHPALEDGAFNNKIVEQEKRSLKQRIQSIYDDKLRYANMRLVEEMCQHEPYRLNVHGNIDEVDSISAESLYETYEHMLHNDEIDLYFIGDLEENQAETLTEKYFKLPIQQSRTANKTNVTHFISHEEQEIIEEHDVKQGKLHIGYRTEITYSDKDYYALQLFNGLFGGFSHSKLFINVREKASLAYYAASRIESHKGLIFVMSGIESKEYDKALSIIREQMEEMKQGNFTDDEIAQTKAVLKNQLLEMMDTAHGFIEMAYQNVLGGIQRTPQQWIDGIERVTREELIKVGETIHIDTIYFLKGTEGA
- a CDS encoding ABC transporter permease, with translation MDIMHILEIIIPAAIFYASPLIFTALGGVFSERSGVVNIGLEGLMLMGAFVGIVGTLTLQDSLSIAAPWVAILIAGVIGGLFAVLHAVASITLRADQVVSGVAINFLAAGLTVFLIKKIYGKGQTDFIDERIYKMDIPFLSDIPIIGPLFFSSAYLTSYIAILFAFVVWFVIYKTPFGLRLRAVGEHPMAADTMGINVKRMRYTGVILSGVLAGIGGAVYATSISGNFSHGTISGQGFMALAAMIFGKWHPLGALGAALFFGLAQSISITGEQLPLLQDIPKVYLTIAPYVLTILALAGFVGRADAPKAIGKPYEKGQR
- a CDS encoding ABC transporter permease, with amino-acid sequence MQRLLSNQRFINILVPIFSVVLGLIVGAIIMLVSNYNPIEGYSALIKGIVGDPYVIGETIRAMSPLILAGLSVAFAFRTGLFNIGVEGQMLVGWLASVWVGVAFEGLPKLIHLPLAIIAAAIAGALWGFVPGILKARFRVHEVIVTIMMNYIALHVTNSIIRNYLLVPGERTDTIQPSASLSSEFLQSLTEFSRMHYGIIIAIIGAVLMWFILEKTSKGYELRSVGFNQHASEYAGMNVSRNVVLSMLIAGGFAGVAGSMEGLGTYQYMTINGGFTGVGFDGIAVALLGANTALGVIFGSALFGGLKIGALTMQSSAGVPTELVEIIIALIIFFVASGYIIRVFLNRFKKEGN